ATTACAAAAAAAGAATAATATTAATGTTAGAGTTCCATTTTGCTTAAATTAATAAGGAAAAATACCTAACCTAAAGGAGTGTCTCCTACATGGATATGCCGACAAAAAAACAGGAAAAAGCCTATGAAACGCTGAGCCCGTTCGAGGTGAAAAACGTCCTCATCGAGATGGCTTCAAAACACGCCCGCGCCGCCTCCTCCGTGATGCTCAACGCGGGACGCGGCAATCCGAACTGGATCGCGACGGAGCCTCGCGAGGCCTTTTTCACGCTTGGACGCTTCGCGATAACGGAGAGCCGCCGCGTCTGGGACGAAGGCATCCTCGCGGGATTGCCGGAAAAAGAGGGGATGGGCTCGCGCCTTGCCGGCTGGCTGGATGTCAATTCAATGATGCCGGGGGCCGACTGCCTCAAGCGGTCTTTTCAATACGGCGTCAATATCCTTGGCTTCGACGCCGACGAGTGGGCCTACGAACTTTGCGACGGCATCCTCGGCTGCCACTACCCGACGCCGGACCGGATAATGCCATGCTGCGAGAGCGCCGTGCGCGAATACATCATCAAAGAACTTGAGCAAGGGGGCGCGCAGGACCAGGATTTCGACCTCTTTGCGACGGAAGGGGCGACGGCGGCGATGGTCTACATATTCCGCTCGCTGCTCAACAACGGACTGCTGAAGCCCGGCGATACCATCGCCCTCGGCACGCCGATCTTCACGCCCTATATCGAGATACCGAACTTGCCGTGGTATTCATTCAAAACGGTGCAGGTCTATGCAGACGGTACGGAGCTCGTCGGCGGCGAACCCCGCCATTCGTGGCAGTATTCGGACAGAGAGCTTGAAAAACTCGCCGACCGGCAGGTCAAGGTCTTTTTCATCGTCAACCCGAGCAACCCGGGCTCGGTGGAGATATCTCCGGAAACGGCGCAGAAGATAAAAAATATCGTCACGGCGAAAAACCCGCAGCTGATGATAGTCACGGACGACGTCTATTCCAGCTTTGCCGACGACTACCGCTCGCTCTTCGACACGATCCCCTACAACACCATCTGCTCCTACTCCTTCTCAAAATACTTTGGCTGTACGGGCTGGCGGCTTGGAGTCATCGGCATCCACCGCAAAAACGTCTTCGACGATATGATCGCGGCGATGCCCGCGGCGCAGAGGATCAAGACGGCGAAGCTCTATGCGGAGCTCGCCGTCGATCCGGAGAAGATAAAATTTATCGACCGCATGGTCGCAGACAGCCGCGACATCGCGCTGAACCACACGGCGGGGCTGTCGGTGCCGCAGCAGGTGCAGATGGCGCTATTCGCCATACACTCGCTGATCGACAAGACGAACGCCTACAACCGCCTGACGAAGGATATCATCCGCCGGCGCTGCAAGGATTTCTGGAACAACCTCAAGTGGCCGCTGCCACTCTCCCCTCACAGCACGGCATACTACCAGCTGCTCGACGTCTCGCTCTGGGCGAAGGAAAAATATAGCGAGGGCTTCGCGGAGTGGCTCATGAAGAACTTTGAACCGATCGACATCCTCTTCCGTCTCGCTGAAAATCCCAACGTGGTGCTGCTCCCTGGCGAGGGTTTCGACGCCCCGGACTGGTCCGTGCGCGTCTCGCTGGCAAACCTTCCCGACCACGCCTATCGCGAGATCGGCCGCGACCTTGTGACGATCCTGGACGAATATTATTCGCAGTATAAGAAAGCGTAACCTTTTAACAAGGCGGCCGGGTCAGGACCGAAGCTGCCGGTGAACGATGACGGCAAACACCGCCGGGGCCTCCTTGCGGGAGGGCCCGGCGGCGTTGTCTTTTTCACGGACGCGCTTTCTGCGGAAACAAAAAACGGCCTCCGCTGGGAGGCCGGGAATTTCAAAAACGCCGTTTATTTACAGTGTTCCAGATAGGCCATTATCGTTTCCACCGCGCCGTCGACGCCGATATTGTCGGTGCTGATACAGAGGTCGTAGTCCTCCATCTTGCCCCATCTCCGGTCGGCGTAAAACTCATAATATTTTGCGCGCTTCTTGTCGACGTCGATAATGCGCTTCTTTATCTCCTCTCTCGTAAAATCGAGCCCCTCGGGGATCATCGACATCTTTCTGTTGATACGCTCGTCAAGGCTTCCGTAGATGAAGCAGTCGACGGGGTTCATGTTGCGGAGGATATAGTCGGCGCAGCGGCCCACCACCACGCAGGGGCCGCGTTCGGCGAGGCTTCTTATCAGCTTTGACTGTCCCTTGTAGATGAGGTCGGAGGGCAGATCCTGGTAAAATACCGGCATCGCGAAGCCAGGCATTATCGGACACATCGGCGGGGAACATTTCTCTTCGTTCGCCTCGATAAAGTCCACGTCGTATTTGCCGTCCTTGGCAAGGAGATCCACGAGCTCCTTGTCGTAAAATTTGACGCCGAGCCTCTTGGCCAGCCTCATGCCGACCTCATGTCCGCCGCTGCCAAACTGCCTGCTGATCGTTATGATACGTTTCTCCATACCCTCACGCCCTTTCTTCTTTATTATTTATTATATTATACCTTTATTATGATAAAAGTATAAGTGTTTGCCGCAAAACCGGGGCAAATAGGCCGCGTCCCCGGCGGAGAGCGGGGAATATCCGTCGGAACATAAAAATCAAAAATTTTTTATGAAAATCAGGAAAAATACTAAAACTTTTTAAGATTATGGTGTATAATGTAGCTGTCGAAAATTGAGATCGTTCCACATGAAGAGATGGGGGACTGCCGCGTGTGATCGTTGAAGCGGGCGGTCTTGCTGTTGTCCTGTTTTTGTAAAAAGGCGTTCTGGTTCCAGTGAAATGTATTTGTCTGTTCCACAACATATAAACTGTGAGAAGGGATTTGAAAGACATGTCACAATCAACACGCAAGATTCTCTTTGAGCTCCGCGGCATTCCCAAATTCACCGAAGCCCTGCCGCTTGCCATGCAGCATGTCGTTGCGATGATCATCGGCTGCATAACGCCGGCCATCGTGATAAGCGTGGTGGCGAACGTTTCGCCGGAGGACACGATGCTGCTGATCCAGGCCTCGCTCGTTACGGCGGCGATCGCCACCTTTATCCAGCTCTATCCGGTCGCCGGGCGCGTCGGAGCAGGCATTCCCGTGGTGATGGGCGTCAGCTTCGCCTATGTGCCTGTCCTGATCGCCATCGGCGGTTCGATGGGGCCCCCCGCCATTCTCGGCGCGCAGATCGTCGGCGGTTTCGCGGCGATCATCGTCGGGATATTTATTCGCAGGCTGCGCCCGCTCTTTCCGCCGCTCGTCTCCGGAACGGTCGTCTTTACGATCGGGCTCTCGCTTTATCCGGTCGCCATCCGCTATATGGCGGGAGGCGCCGGTATGCCCGGTTTCGGCTCCGCGCTCAATTGGGGGGTGGCGCTCTTCACGCTCGCCGCCGTGAGCTTCTTCTCCTTCTTCACCAAAGGATTTACCAAACTTGCCTCGGTCCTGCTCGGCATGGCCGCGGGCTATATCCTGGCGGCCTCCCTCGGCATGGTCTCCTTTGAGCGGATCATTGAAAGCCAATGGTTCCAGCTTCCGCAGGTGAACCACTTTAAGATAGAATTCCACGTCACCGCCGTCGTCTCAATGGTCATCATGTATATCGTGAATTCCATTCAGGCGATCGGCGACATCTCCGCGACGACGGCGGGCGCGATGGACAGGGAACCGAGCGACAACGAGCTCGCGGGCGGCATCATGGGCAACGGCCTTTCAAGCATGCTCTCCGCCTTTATCGGAGGACTGCCGACCGCGACCTTCAGTCAGAACGTCGGCATCGTCACGATCACAAAGGTGATAAATAAGTTCGTCATCGCGCTCGCGGCGGCGATCATACTGTTGGCTGGGCTGATACCGAAATTTGCCGCGCTGCTTACGACGATCCCTCTGGCCGTGCTCGGCGGCGCGACCCTCACCGTCTTTGCGGCGATCACGATGACCGGTATGAAGCTCCTGCTATCGGCGAAGCTGACGCCGCGCAACAGCGCCGTCGTCGGCATCTCCGTAGCGCTCGGCGTCGGCATCTCGCAGGTGGCGAACGCGCTCGGCGGCCCTGGTATGCCCTCATGGGCGCAGGAGATATTCGGCTCCTCGTCGGTGATAATTTCCACGCTTGCCGCCGTCGCCCTTAATGTCATTATGCCGCGGGACAAGAAGGAGCTTTAGCGCGCCGCGGATACGGCCCTCCGCGCATCCGTCCCGTCAGCGGGCGAAGCGCGGGGCCGTGCCCGGCAAATCAAATTTTCTATTGACACCTGCTTTTGAAAGAGCTTTAATTGATTAGATTTTATATATTATTGATAATATGTGTCGTTTGAGCGGAATTAGCGGCGGCATCGTACCGCCGTTCCGGTTTCCGTGCGATGATGGGAAGACAGGCGCGAATATCTTGAAGCGGATATCTATCGCGTAAAGATGTCTTTTGCGCCGGCAGTTTTCAGAGAGAAGGGGCATTATATGAGAGAGCGCCGACAGACCGCCGGGCTGGTGGCGGGCGTCATTATCTGTTTTTTGCTGATCCTCTGCGCGTCTCCGTGCGCGGCCGCCGCGCACGGACAAGATCTGCGGACGGTCCGCGTGGGATTTTTCGCCTTCGACGGATACCACGTGACATCAGGGGACGGCGCCCGCTCGGGCTACGGCTATGATCTGCTCCAGCACATGGCTGGATATACCGATTGGCGGTACGAGTATGTCGGATACGGCAAGGGCTGGGGCGAAATGCAGCGTATGCTGGAAAAGGGAGAAATAGACCTGCTCACGAGCGCCCAGAATACCGCGGAACGCCGGAAGCGCTTTGATTTCTCGGACAGGCCCGTCGGCACCTCCGCCGCGATATTGACCGTGAAGGCCGGAGACAAAAAATTCGCGCTCAAGGATTATGCCAACTGGAACGGCATGCGCGTCGGCATGATCAGGCGCAACAGCCGCAATGACGACCTTGCCGGGTTCGCCGCTCAGAAAGGGTTCTCTTACTCCACAGTCTATTTTGACGATACCGCCTCCATGGTCAAATCCCTTAAAACGGGCGGAGAGATCGACGCCGCGCTTACAAGCAACCTTCGCTCGATCGACGACGAATGGGTGCTGGCGCAGTTCGCCTCCTCTCCGTTTTATATCATGACGCGCAAGGGAAACCGCCGGCTCATGGCGGAGGTAAACGAGGCGCTTGAACAGTTGAGCAACGACGAGCCGGAGCTGCTCACGATGCTTATGAACAAGTACTACACTCCCGACTGCGGAGAGGAAATAGCTTTCACGGTCGAAGAGCGCGCCTATATCGAAGCCATGCGCGGCGTGAAACTCACCGCGCTTATAAACCCGGACCGCGCGCCGTTCTCTTCCTTTGAAAACGGCCGCCCCGTCGGCATCATCAGCGATATCGCGCGGATGATCACCGAGCGCAGCGGACTGAACATCCAATTGATCGAGACCG
The window above is part of the Cloacibacillus evryensis DSM 19522 genome. Proteins encoded here:
- a CDS encoding bifunctional aspartate transaminase/aspartate 4-decarboxylase, producing the protein MDMPTKKQEKAYETLSPFEVKNVLIEMASKHARAASSVMLNAGRGNPNWIATEPREAFFTLGRFAITESRRVWDEGILAGLPEKEGMGSRLAGWLDVNSMMPGADCLKRSFQYGVNILGFDADEWAYELCDGILGCHYPTPDRIMPCCESAVREYIIKELEQGGAQDQDFDLFATEGATAAMVYIFRSLLNNGLLKPGDTIALGTPIFTPYIEIPNLPWYSFKTVQVYADGTELVGGEPRHSWQYSDRELEKLADRQVKVFFIVNPSNPGSVEISPETAQKIKNIVTAKNPQLMIVTDDVYSSFADDYRSLFDTIPYNTICSYSFSKYFGCTGWRLGVIGIHRKNVFDDMIAAMPAAQRIKTAKLYAELAVDPEKIKFIDRMVADSRDIALNHTAGLSVPQQVQMALFAIHSLIDKTNAYNRLTKDIIRRRCKDFWNNLKWPLPLSPHSTAYYQLLDVSLWAKEKYSEGFAEWLMKNFEPIDILFRLAENPNVVLLPGEGFDAPDWSVRVSLANLPDHAYREIGRDLVTILDEYYSQYKKA
- a CDS encoding AAA family ATPase; this translates as MEKRIITISRQFGSGGHEVGMRLAKRLGVKFYDKELVDLLAKDGKYDVDFIEANEEKCSPPMCPIMPGFAMPVFYQDLPSDLIYKGQSKLIRSLAERGPCVVVGRCADYILRNMNPVDCFIYGSLDERINRKMSMIPEGLDFTREEIKKRIIDVDKKRAKYYEFYADRRWGKMEDYDLCISTDNIGVDGAVETIMAYLEHCK
- a CDS encoding uracil-xanthine permease family protein; translation: MSQSTRKILFELRGIPKFTEALPLAMQHVVAMIIGCITPAIVISVVANVSPEDTMLLIQASLVTAAIATFIQLYPVAGRVGAGIPVVMGVSFAYVPVLIAIGGSMGPPAILGAQIVGGFAAIIVGIFIRRLRPLFPPLVSGTVVFTIGLSLYPVAIRYMAGGAGMPGFGSALNWGVALFTLAAVSFFSFFTKGFTKLASVLLGMAAGYILAASLGMVSFERIIESQWFQLPQVNHFKIEFHVTAVVSMVIMYIVNSIQAIGDISATTAGAMDREPSDNELAGGIMGNGLSSMLSAFIGGLPTATFSQNVGIVTITKVINKFVIALAAAIILLAGLIPKFAALLTTIPLAVLGGATLTVFAAITMTGMKLLLSAKLTPRNSAVVGISVALGVGISQVANALGGPGMPSWAQEIFGSSSVIISTLAAVALNVIMPRDKKEL